The following coding sequences are from one Bacteroidales bacterium WCE2008 window:
- a CDS encoding O-sialoglycoprotein endopeptidase, whose translation MSEIILGIESSCDDTSAAVIRDGYLLSNVIASQQVHKDFGGVVPELASRAHELNIVPVVSQAIEKAGIDKNDIDAIAFTRGPGLLGSLLVGTSFAKALGLALGKPIINVNHLQGHILANFIKQYDKENRQPAFPYLCLLVSGGNSQIVKVSSPLQFEILGQTIDDAVGEAFDKCSKMMGLGYPGGPIIDKLAKLGDPERFKFAKPHIPGLDYSFSGVKTSLLYFVRDEVAKDPDFMEKNKEDICASFQKTLIDILLDKLIKAAKQTGIKEITIGGGVSANSGLRNRIEEEGRKRGWNTYLPEFKFTTDNAAMIAIAGYFHYQAGERTPLDVAPVSRIADF comes from the coding sequence ATGTCTGAAATCATTCTTGGCATCGAATCTTCATGCGATGACACCTCGGCAGCGGTCATCCGCGACGGCTATCTGCTCTCGAACGTAATAGCCAGCCAGCAGGTCCATAAAGACTTCGGAGGCGTAGTCCCGGAACTTGCCTCCAGGGCCCACGAACTCAATATCGTCCCAGTGGTAAGTCAGGCAATCGAAAAAGCCGGCATAGACAAGAATGACATTGACGCCATCGCGTTCACCCGCGGCCCGGGCCTCCTCGGCTCCCTGCTTGTCGGGACTTCGTTCGCAAAGGCGCTCGGCCTGGCCCTTGGCAAGCCGATAATCAACGTAAACCATCTCCAGGGACATATTCTCGCCAACTTCATAAAGCAGTATGACAAGGAAAACCGCCAGCCGGCCTTCCCTTATCTGTGCCTGCTCGTATCCGGAGGTAACTCCCAGATTGTCAAGGTATCAAGTCCGCTGCAGTTCGAAATCCTCGGTCAGACAATCGACGACGCCGTAGGAGAAGCATTCGACAAATGCTCCAAGATGATGGGCCTCGGATATCCGGGCGGCCCGATCATAGATAAACTCGCCAAGCTCGGCGATCCGGAAAGGTTCAAGTTCGCCAAGCCTCACATTCCGGGACTGGACTATAGTTTCAGCGGAGTCAAGACCTCCCTGCTTTACTTTGTCCGCGACGAAGTAGCCAAAGACCCTGACTTCATGGAAAAGAACAAAGAAGATATCTGCGCCTCTTTCCAGAAGACCCTCATAGATATTCTACTCGACAAACTGATCAAGGCTGCAAAGCAGACCGGGATCAAAGAAATCACCATAGGCGGAGGAGTATCCGCCAACAGCGGACTCAGGAACCGCATAGAGGAAGAAGGCCGCAAACGTGGCTGGAACACCTATCTCCCTGAGTTCAAGTTCACTACCGACAACGCCGCGATGATAGCAATCGCAGGCTATTTCCATTACCAGGCCGGAGAGCGCACGCCGCTCGACGTCGCCCCAGTTTCACGCATAGCAGATTTTTAA
- a CDS encoding 16S rRNA (cytidine1402-2'-O)-methyltransferase, with the protein MNKGKLYLIPSPLGEYDPALVLPAPVFEIIKGIHTYVVEETRTARRFLSSAGLKGHIGELEFHELNEHTAPGEVEAFASLFNDGNDVGLISEAGLPAVADPGALLVALCHRCGIEVVPLVGPSSLMLALMGSGLNGQSFAFRGYLPAKPEERKAALRNIEKQSAAMRQTQIFIETPYRNDQMLSDILGVCAPGTRICVAADITLPDAFIKTKTVKEWKTAVPTIGKRPCVFLMLAK; encoded by the coding sequence ATGAATAAAGGCAAACTATATCTGATTCCGTCTCCTCTGGGAGAGTATGATCCCGCACTGGTGCTTCCGGCTCCGGTCTTCGAGATCATAAAAGGGATCCATACATACGTCGTCGAAGAGACCCGTACTGCCCGCCGGTTCCTGTCCTCCGCCGGCCTGAAAGGCCATATCGGAGAACTCGAGTTCCATGAACTCAATGAACATACGGCTCCCGGAGAGGTAGAGGCCTTCGCGTCGCTGTTCAACGACGGCAACGATGTCGGACTGATCTCAGAGGCCGGCCTTCCGGCCGTAGCTGATCCCGGCGCCCTTCTCGTGGCATTATGTCACCGTTGCGGAATCGAAGTTGTTCCCCTGGTCGGGCCGTCGTCTCTGATGCTGGCCCTCATGGGCTCAGGACTGAATGGACAGAGCTTCGCTTTCCGCGGCTATCTGCCGGCCAAGCCGGAAGAGAGGAAAGCCGCGCTGAGAAATATCGAGAAGCAGTCGGCCGCGATGCGCCAGACCCAGATATTCATCGAAACGCCTTACCGCAACGACCAGATGCTCTCCGATATTCTGGGAGTATGCGCTCCGGGGACAAGAATCTGCGTTGCTGCAGACATCACTCTGCCGGACGCGTTCATAAAGACAAAGACAGTAAAGGAATGGAAGACGGCGGTGCCGACAATCGGCAAACGCCCGTGTGTGTTTTTAATGCTTGCTAAATGA
- a CDS encoding tRNA-specific 2-thiouridylase: MKICVGLSGGVDSSVAALLLKQQGYDVFAMFMQNWHDADATLHGDCEWEEDRFVAEMVARKIGIPFYFIDLSKEYRQRVVDYMFDEYSKGRTPNPDVLCNREIKFDAFWKAARKLGADMVATGHYCRKEQAVDADGNPLKDADGNPIWSIFAGSDPNKDQSYFLCQLTQEQLATALFPIGDIVKPEVRRLAHEADLPSADKKDSQGICFVGKVDLPTFLQQKLKSVEGDVIEVYDAYYDNDPQYKFIHDTLSSLTADGSEAGMITGYISEDKCTPAGKGTAFDPEKISALTDEELIRLSTPVSYDIKFETETYRSGKHHVKKTRYKDNPYGKVLGKHDGAQFYTIGQRKGLNIGGHKDPVFVIATDTEKNIIYVGEGHTHKGLSRSCLRIVPEDIHWIREDLAMKPGEMRRYRVRIRYRQPLQDATVIMREAGLFILFDTPQRGITPGQFAVWYTQSEEMLGSGII, from the coding sequence ATGAAGATCTGTGTAGGACTATCCGGAGGAGTTGACTCCAGCGTTGCGGCCCTGTTGCTCAAGCAGCAGGGTTATGATGTCTTTGCCATGTTCATGCAGAACTGGCATGACGCGGACGCGACCCTGCACGGAGACTGCGAATGGGAGGAAGACCGCTTCGTAGCCGAGATGGTCGCGAGGAAGATCGGCATCCCGTTCTATTTCATAGACTTAAGCAAAGAGTACCGCCAGAGAGTCGTCGACTACATGTTCGACGAATATTCGAAGGGACGCACTCCGAATCCGGACGTGCTCTGCAACAGGGAGATCAAGTTCGACGCCTTCTGGAAGGCTGCCCGCAAGCTGGGGGCCGACATGGTCGCCACCGGCCATTATTGCCGGAAGGAGCAGGCCGTGGACGCCGACGGGAACCCTCTCAAAGATGCGGACGGCAATCCGATATGGAGCATCTTTGCAGGCTCCGACCCCAACAAAGACCAGAGCTATTTCCTCTGCCAGCTTACCCAGGAACAGCTTGCGACCGCCCTCTTCCCTATCGGAGACATAGTAAAGCCCGAGGTCAGGAGACTGGCCCATGAGGCCGACCTGCCTTCGGCGGACAAGAAGGATTCGCAGGGCATATGTTTCGTCGGTAAAGTCGACCTTCCGACATTCCTGCAGCAGAAACTGAAGTCCGTAGAAGGCGACGTCATTGAAGTCTATGACGCCTACTACGACAACGACCCGCAATACAAGTTCATACACGACACACTCTCATCGCTGACCGCCGACGGAAGCGAGGCCGGAATGATCACCGGCTACATTTCCGAGGACAAATGCACTCCGGCCGGCAAGGGAACGGCGTTTGACCCGGAAAAGATAAGCGCCCTCACCGACGAGGAACTGATAAGGCTTTCGACTCCTGTCAGCTACGACATCAAGTTCGAGACCGAGACATACAGGAGCGGGAAGCACCATGTCAAGAAGACCCGCTACAAGGACAATCCGTACGGAAAAGTGCTCGGAAAGCATGACGGAGCGCAGTTCTACACCATCGGGCAGCGCAAGGGCCTGAACATAGGAGGTCACAAGGACCCGGTATTCGTGATCGCCACCGACACTGAGAAGAACATAATCTACGTAGGCGAGGGACATACGCACAAGGGCCTTTCAAGGAGCTGTCTGAGAATCGTTCCGGAGGACATCCACTGGATACGCGAGGACCTGGCAATGAAGCCGGGCGAGATGCGCCGTTACCGCGTCAGGATCCGCTACCGCCAGCCGCTCCAGGACGCCACCGTGATAATGCGCGAGGCCGGCCTGTTCATACTCTTCGACACCCCTCAGCGCGGCATCACCCCCGGCCAGTTCGCCGTATGGTACACCCAATCTGAAGAAATGCTCGGTTCCGGTATCATTTAA